The Telopea speciosissima isolate NSW1024214 ecotype Mountain lineage chromosome 11, Tspe_v1, whole genome shotgun sequence genome includes the window atctcatatagtccttactctgtccgacaagagagaggcatgccgatcgtccgtctccacctgagccatgGGACATCGAATATTTCGTATTTGGtgcattttcatttatttcttatatttcttgacaggtatctgtctgtttctttcttattatttttggagtaatatagacaattaaagtaattcGCTTTAGTGTACATTGTAAATGAtttcttctttgtcatgattagtgcatcataacctcgccttgcatgttagtatatgatatagtattaagggagaatattcgaaaataagcatctagtagaaaaaGCGATTTATTcggacgaggtgggtgcctaacaccttcccacactcgtaacctgactacttaccctgaatctctgatcagaccatatggaatcacgtagcccttttcCGCTAACCCctgatggggctacacccattgggtcctaggccctaatcctacatggcgactccatttctttatgaagtatgatcacaatccccatgatgatatgtcgAAACGATAtaccgttattcatcgaagccaatccttgtcaccataaggctgaggaacccttgTCCCGAGGATCACGGTACTTacacacctctgcccccttattttaaggaagagagagatagacacatggcagtgctggcgtaggccacactcccatatagaaaactgcttccctaaaaaATTAGTCAAGATATTATCATATTTAAATTTAGATATCAGATTCCTTGGTGGATATGAATTTAGATAATTAAATAAGATTTTCCATCAAATATTGAATTAGATACGGATGACAGATATGCTAGATAGAAGGAATTGATTGATAATAGTATTGTACTTTTGCTCCAATCTTACTATAAAagctaattctttttttttttttttggaagaaggaaaggagtatATATTATAAGGAAATGAATCTACAACCTAAAATAACGGTGTCCAACTGCATCCTTATGCAGGAGGTCAGGCAAAAGGTTAGGAACACTAGAAATACACAGATGTAACTCCTGGTTTGTGTAAGcgaaaccagccaaaaaatctgCACAGAAGTTAGACTCACGAATATGGAATTGGAACACAATACGTCTAAAGGAGTCACGCAAGTCCCAAATGATATGTAAGATGTCCATGACAGGCCAAGGGGATTTCATGTGGCCATTGATGATGTTAATCACCATCAAGGAATCCGATTGGCATTGGATTTGGTCCAGTCCGAGGCTGATGGCTTTGTGAAGGCCAACCTTGATGGCCAGCAGCTCCATACGAAGAATACTGATGTCCGAGGTCCCTCCAACGATGGCGAAGATGGCCTGACTGAGGTGGTTGTGGCTGATGGTGCCATAGCCAGTAGCAGAAGATCGAATAGAGCCGTCACAGTTGATAGTCGTCCAGGCCCAAGGTGGAGCAATCCACGAGAAAGGCGTTTCTCGGCCAGAGGTGAAGGAGATGGGCAAACGCCATCTATTAAAAAAATCCCTTGAGGATGGGGAGTCCGGAACAGATTGCTGGTATCCAGTGAAGCCCAACATGGTATCCCGGATGATGACGAGGATGATAGAAGAAGGATGAAGAGCCTGGTTCTAAAAGGCCCGTTCATTTCTTTAGGCCCAAATACGATAGATGACGGCCGAGAAACAAAATTGCCTAACCTTAGCAATAAGGGAGGATCCTATGAAATTATTGGATGCCCATGCGAGTTCACCTTGCCAAGTACCAGACGACGTATGTCTAAAGCCACATAGCAGCAGGATCTTAGACCAGACGGTTGTCGAGTAAGAGCAGGTAAAGAATAGATGGTCAAGCTTGTGCCAAGTGACCTTCGGAGAAGGCTGTCGGATGACGTTCCAGGCTGACTTGACTGAAAAATGGCTGGCCAACTCAGGAGTCCAAACCACGGTGTCTTCTGACAGTCGAAGGAGGCAACGAGTCTGTTTGGACTAAAACTTGACATCCGAACAATGAACATGGAGAGGGGGAGAGACTATACTAGCTACAAAATATGGGGTCACCTTCATTCTTGCTCAACTGCTTTGTCTCTGGTCTCAGACTAGACCTCCACAGTGAGGTGCTGACCTTTCGCCCAACGACGATGGCCCAAGCCTTGGGGTTCGCCCGGCTTTAGGAGGCGAAGCTTCTCGACACTCGTCGTCCCTTCACTCGCTCTCATCAGGCCCCGTGCCCTTGCTTCTACCGGCTCCACAGTCATCATCGGGTGCTTCCCTGACCCCTACCACACCACCTCGTGTCCCCATTCGTCGATTATCACCTACAAAAATGCAAGCTCGCCGTGACAAGGGGCTTCGCTATAACTGTGATGAGCGCTTTGTGGCCAGTCACCGGTGCAAAACACATCAACTGTTCCTTCTTGAATATGACAATGACATACTTGCACCAAAGATCCACGAATATACAGAGGTTCTTGATCCTCCTGAGGCTGACTCTGTTCTTCAATCGGAGCTGTCTTACCACGCTTTAGTGGGTCACTCGTCACCAACAATGCTACGCTTCACAGGAATTATCACAGGCTCTCCGATCCAAATCCTAATTGATGGGGGCAACACCCACAATTTTATCCAGAGCAGGGTGGCTCACCACCCCGGCTTGGCTATTACGGCGGATCTGAAAGTCTCTATTCTGGTTGGCAATGGGCAGCGCTTGTCAAGCGAAGGTGAGGTAAACCAACTGGCCATTCAAATTCATGCTCATACTATTACTATTGATGCCTTTGTTCTGCCTCTGTTTGGGGCTGATTTGGTATTGGGCGTTCAATGGCTAGCTCGCCTTCGACCAGTACTCTTTGATTATAAGAATTAAACAGTCGAATTCATGTCTGGTGCCACGAGGGTTTTACTTAAGGGAGACTCCCCAACCACCCCACCACCTCTACAGTTCTACCACTTTCGACGTATCATGGAGACAGATTCTTGTGTGGCTCTGTTCCACTTAGAAGTCCATCACACTGTGACCAAGCTGCCCACCAACGATGATGTCAACCTACACCAGCTACTGCATTCCTTTGATTCGGTCTGCACTATTCCTCATGGGCTTCCCCCACCAAGGGCTCAAGACCACTCTATTACCTTACAACTAGGATCCCAGCCTGTGAATGTCAAGCCTTACAGATACCCTCACTTCCAAAAATCTAAGATAGAGAAGCTAGTTTTTGCTATGTTAGCCGATGGGATTATACGGCCTAGCACAAGTCCATTCTCTTCACCGGTATTGCTggtcaagaagaaggatggaacgTGGCATTTTTGTGTCGATTATCGAGCGCTTAATGCCATGACAGTCAAGGACCGGTTCCCAATTCCCATAGTGGATGAGCTTTTGGATGAATTACATGGCGCCAAATTTTTTTCCAAGTTGGATCTTTGATCTGGATATCACCAAATCCGAATCCAGCCTACCGATATCCATAAGACGGCATTTCAAACACATGATGGccatttcaaattttttgtcATGCCCTTCGGTCTCACCACCGCCCCTTCTATGTTTTAGGCGACAATGAACACCATTTTTAGGCCGTTCCTTTGCAAGTTCatgctggtttttttttatgatatgcTAATTTACAGTGACACATAGGTAGCACATTAGATCACCTCACCCAGATCTTACAAGTGCTCTGTGACAACTCCTTATACGCAAAAATATCTGAGTGCTCCGTTGGTCATACCACGATTGAGTACTTAGGCCATGTAGTTCCTAACCAAGGGGTAGCGATGGATAATTCCAAAGTAGCAGCCATGTTGGCATGGCCAATTCCCACCAACATCAAAGCATTACGTGGATTCCTCGGGCTTACAGGTTACTATAGGCGCTTTATCCGCCATTATGCCCATATTGCCGCACCCCTCACGGACCTACTCAAGAAGGGGGCCTTCAAGTGGACACCAACAGTGCAGGCAGCCTTTGTAGCCCTTCAGGTCGCTGTGACAACAACCTCAGTTTTGATTTTGCCTGACTTCACAATTCCATTCACCATGGAAACCGATGCCTCGAGGATTGGTATAGGGGTTGTTCTCTCTCAGAATTGTCACCCAATAGCCTTCTATAGTAGGATATTATGTCCCAAGATGCAGCAAGCTTCCGCCTATGTTCGCGAGATGTACGCAATTATGGAGGCATTTTCTAAGTGGCGTCAATACTTGCTTGGCCATATGTTTCACATTCGCACGGATCAACAAAGTTTGAAGGATCTTACCGAACAGGTAATTCAAACACCGGAGCAACAATGATGGCTATCCAAACTCTTGGGTTATGTATTTGATATCACTTACAAACCAAGCCGAGACAATGTGGTTGCCGATGCCCTCTCGCGATCTCCGGCGAGACTCCTTGGTTTCTCTAC containing:
- the LOC122645426 gene encoding uncharacterized protein LOC122645426 is translated as MLGFTGYQQSVPDSPSSRDFFNRWRLPISFTSGRETPFSWIAPPWAWTTINCDGSIRSSATGYGTISHNHLSQAIFAIVGGTSDISILRMELLAIKVGLHKAISLGLDQIQCQSDSLMVINIINGHMKSPWPVMDILHIIWDLRDSFRRIVFQFHIRESNFCADFLAGFAYTNQELHLCISSVPNLLPDLLHKDAVGHRYFRL